The following are from one region of the Hyla sarda isolate aHylSar1 chromosome 6, aHylSar1.hap1, whole genome shotgun sequence genome:
- the LOC130276942 gene encoding uncharacterized protein LOC130276942 isoform X3: MPPVPLEDRSAPLPRPRSLPLHSAPPSRMAPEVRGLHSGHRAPSHADLTLPGLLPQLQPPRWPREPCSRRRASPPSPSPRSPSCFRWALHPLKCGCRGCWRLLRPPRKSVGSSCSCDPIVTFDPQFVGSSRVSYDEDDDYSVRAIWPDELARKIMSRTRGGMLGGTPLLLDCRGLEGLEVENPAPPRSPPPPSTPPPMSPVGTNRRLQSLYLLLEPLSEKENSAGGRVLADPAAEDCVIAPEVTPAPPLSPDVEKAELSLILPFLYLGNEKDAQDLGRMVALNISHVLNVTTHLPLYHAESGALRYKRLPATDNSKQDLRQYFEEAFEFIEEAQQEGKGVLIHCQAGVSRSATVVIAYLMKHTLMTVGDAYKFVKGKRPIISPNLNFMGQLLEFESDLNAGITPRILVPRLRGVESDV; the protein is encoded by the exons ATGCCTCCGGTGCCTCTAGAAGACCGCTCAGCCCCCCTACCTCGTCCCCGCTCCCTTCCATTACATTCTGCTCCACCTTCAAGAATGGCCCCTGAGGTCCGTGGTTTGCATTCAGGACATAGGGCCCCATCCCACGCTGACCTCACTTTGCCCGGACTGCTACCCCAACTCCAACCTCCCCGCTGGCCACGGGAACCTTGTTCTCGTCGGAGGGCTTCACCTCCATCGCCTTCCCCCAGATCACCTTCATGTTTCCGTTGGGCTCTTCATCCTCTAAAATGCGGCTGCCGAGGCTGTTGGCGACTGCTTCGCCCTCCAAGGAAGTCAGTGGGTTCATCGTGCAGCTGTGACCCCATCGTGACGTTTGACCCTCAGTTTGTAGGGAGCTCAAGGGTAAgctatgatgaggatgatgattatAGTGTACGAGCCATTTGGCCAGATGAGCTGGCACGAAAAATTATGTCTCGGACACGCGGAGGAATGCTTGGAGGAACGCCACTGCTACTGGACTGTAGAGGCTTAGAGGGATTGGAGGTAGAGAATCCAGCACCTCCACGCTCTCCGCCTCCCCCCTCCACACCACCACCAATGTCTCCAGTTGGGACAAATAGAAGACTTCAAAGTTTGTACCTTCTTCTGGAACCCTTGAGTGAAAAAGAAAATTCTGCAGGTGGAAGAG TATTGGCTGACCCTGCTGCGGAGGACTGTGTTATAGCACCAGAGGTGACTCCTGCTCCACCGTTGTCTCCTGACGTCGAAAAAGCTGAATTGAGCCTAATCTTGCCTTTCCTCTATCTGGGCAATGAAAAGGATGCCCAAGACTTAGGGCGCATGGTAGCTCTAAACATAAGCCATGTCCTGAACGTCACCACCCACCTGCCTCTCTATCATGCTGAGTCTGGAGCCTTGCGTTACAAGAGATTACCAGCCACTGATAACAGCAAGCAGGACCTCCGCCAGTACTTTGAGGAAGCCTTTGAATTCATTG AAGAGGCACAACAGGAAGGCAAAGGTGTTCTTATTCACTGCCAGGCTGGGGTCTCTCGTTCCGCCACTGTGGTCATTGCCTATCTGATGAAGCACACATTGATGACTGTGGGGGATGCCTACAAGTTTGTGAAGGGGAAACGTCCCATAATATCACCCAATTTGAATTTCATGGGGCAACTCCTAGAGTTTGAATCGGACTTAAACGCAGGCATCACGCCGAGAATCCTCGTACCCAGACTGAGAGGTGTTGAGAGTGACGTATAG
- the LOC130276942 gene encoding uncharacterized protein LOC130276942 isoform X4, with product MGRRAEDADRDQPCTSCGCSLHVRSPHVRRFAHSLLSRSHQAALCRLLFSLLVGFVYEMQHYTLRRSIGTGSKSLTAFISIMPPVPLEDRSAPLPRPRSLPLHSAPPSRMAPEVRGLHSGHRAPSHADLTLPGLLPQLQPPRWPREPCSRRRASPPSPSPRSPSCFRWALHPLKCGCRGCWRLLRPPRKSVGSSCSCDPIVTFDPQFVGSSRVSYDEDDDYSVRAIWPDELARKIMSRTRGGMLGGTPLLLDCRGLEGLEVENPAPPRSPPPPSTPPPMSPVGTNRRLQSLYLLLEPLSEKENSAGGRVLADPAAEDCVIAPEVTPAPPLSPDVEKAELSLILPFLYLGNEKDAQDLGRMVALNISHVLNVTTHLPLYHAESGALRYKRLPATDNSKQDLRQYFEEAFEFIASLQVR from the exons ATGGGAAGGAGAGCAGAGGACGCAGACAGGGACCAGCCGTGCACTTCATGTGGATGCAGTCTCCATGTACGCTCGCCCCATGTCAGAAGGTTCGCTCATAGTCTGCTATCTAGATCTCACCAAGCAGCCTTGTGTCGTCTCCTGTTTTCGCTATTAGTTGGATTTGTCTATGAGATGCAGCATTACACTCTGCGTAGATCTATAGGAACAGGTTCCAAATCCCTGACAGCCTTTATAAG CATCATGCCTCCGGTGCCTCTAGAAGACCGCTCAGCCCCCCTACCTCGTCCCCGCTCCCTTCCATTACATTCTGCTCCACCTTCAAGAATGGCCCCTGAGGTCCGTGGTTTGCATTCAGGACATAGGGCCCCATCCCACGCTGACCTCACTTTGCCCGGACTGCTACCCCAACTCCAACCTCCCCGCTGGCCACGGGAACCTTGTTCTCGTCGGAGGGCTTCACCTCCATCGCCTTCCCCCAGATCACCTTCATGTTTCCGTTGGGCTCTTCATCCTCTAAAATGCGGCTGCCGAGGCTGTTGGCGACTGCTTCGCCCTCCAAGGAAGTCAGTGGGTTCATCGTGCAGCTGTGACCCCATCGTGACGTTTGACCCTCAGTTTGTAGGGAGCTCAAGGGTAAgctatgatgaggatgatgattatAGTGTACGAGCCATTTGGCCAGATGAGCTGGCACGAAAAATTATGTCTCGGACACGCGGAGGAATGCTTGGAGGAACGCCACTGCTACTGGACTGTAGAGGCTTAGAGGGATTGGAGGTAGAGAATCCAGCACCTCCACGCTCTCCGCCTCCCCCCTCCACACCACCACCAATGTCTCCAGTTGGGACAAATAGAAGACTTCAAAGTTTGTACCTTCTTCTGGAACCCTTGAGTGAAAAAGAAAATTCTGCAGGTGGAAGAG TATTGGCTGACCCTGCTGCGGAGGACTGTGTTATAGCACCAGAGGTGACTCCTGCTCCACCGTTGTCTCCTGACGTCGAAAAAGCTGAATTGAGCCTAATCTTGCCTTTCCTCTATCTGGGCAATGAAAAGGATGCCCAAGACTTAGGGCGCATGGTAGCTCTAAACATAAGCCATGTCCTGAACGTCACCACCCACCTGCCTCTCTATCATGCTGAGTCTGGAGCCTTGCGTTACAAGAGATTACCAGCCACTGATAACAGCAAGCAGGACCTCCGCCAGTACTTTGAGGAAGCCTTTGAATTCATTG CATCTTTGCAGGTACGTTAA
- the LOC130276942 gene encoding uncharacterized protein LOC130276942 isoform X1: MGRRAEDADRDQPCTSCGCSLHVRSPHVRRFAHSLLSRSHQAALCRLLFSLLVGFVYEMQHYTLRRSIGTGSKSLTAFISIMPPVPLEDRSAPLPRPRSLPLHSAPPSRMAPEVRGLHSGHRAPSHADLTLPGLLPQLQPPRWPREPCSRRRASPPSPSPRSPSCFRWALHPLKCGCRGCWRLLRPPRKSVGSSCSCDPIVTFDPQFVGSSRVSYDEDDDYSVRAIWPDELARKIMSRTRGGMLGGTPLLLDCRGLEGLEVENPAPPRSPPPPSTPPPMSPVGTNRRLQSLYLLLEPLSEKENSAGGRVLADPAAEDCVIAPEVTPAPPLSPDVEKAELSLILPFLYLGNEKDAQDLGRMVALNISHVLNVTTHLPLYHAESGALRYKRLPATDNSKQDLRQYFEEAFEFIEEAQQEGKGVLIHCQAGVSRSATVVIAYLMKHTLMTVGDAYKFVKGKRPIISPNLNFMGQLLEFESDLNAGITPRILVPRLRGVESDV, from the exons ATGGGAAGGAGAGCAGAGGACGCAGACAGGGACCAGCCGTGCACTTCATGTGGATGCAGTCTCCATGTACGCTCGCCCCATGTCAGAAGGTTCGCTCATAGTCTGCTATCTAGATCTCACCAAGCAGCCTTGTGTCGTCTCCTGTTTTCGCTATTAGTTGGATTTGTCTATGAGATGCAGCATTACACTCTGCGTAGATCTATAGGAACAGGTTCCAAATCCCTGACAGCCTTTATAAG CATCATGCCTCCGGTGCCTCTAGAAGACCGCTCAGCCCCCCTACCTCGTCCCCGCTCCCTTCCATTACATTCTGCTCCACCTTCAAGAATGGCCCCTGAGGTCCGTGGTTTGCATTCAGGACATAGGGCCCCATCCCACGCTGACCTCACTTTGCCCGGACTGCTACCCCAACTCCAACCTCCCCGCTGGCCACGGGAACCTTGTTCTCGTCGGAGGGCTTCACCTCCATCGCCTTCCCCCAGATCACCTTCATGTTTCCGTTGGGCTCTTCATCCTCTAAAATGCGGCTGCCGAGGCTGTTGGCGACTGCTTCGCCCTCCAAGGAAGTCAGTGGGTTCATCGTGCAGCTGTGACCCCATCGTGACGTTTGACCCTCAGTTTGTAGGGAGCTCAAGGGTAAgctatgatgaggatgatgattatAGTGTACGAGCCATTTGGCCAGATGAGCTGGCACGAAAAATTATGTCTCGGACACGCGGAGGAATGCTTGGAGGAACGCCACTGCTACTGGACTGTAGAGGCTTAGAGGGATTGGAGGTAGAGAATCCAGCACCTCCACGCTCTCCGCCTCCCCCCTCCACACCACCACCAATGTCTCCAGTTGGGACAAATAGAAGACTTCAAAGTTTGTACCTTCTTCTGGAACCCTTGAGTGAAAAAGAAAATTCTGCAGGTGGAAGAG TATTGGCTGACCCTGCTGCGGAGGACTGTGTTATAGCACCAGAGGTGACTCCTGCTCCACCGTTGTCTCCTGACGTCGAAAAAGCTGAATTGAGCCTAATCTTGCCTTTCCTCTATCTGGGCAATGAAAAGGATGCCCAAGACTTAGGGCGCATGGTAGCTCTAAACATAAGCCATGTCCTGAACGTCACCACCCACCTGCCTCTCTATCATGCTGAGTCTGGAGCCTTGCGTTACAAGAGATTACCAGCCACTGATAACAGCAAGCAGGACCTCCGCCAGTACTTTGAGGAAGCCTTTGAATTCATTG AAGAGGCACAACAGGAAGGCAAAGGTGTTCTTATTCACTGCCAGGCTGGGGTCTCTCGTTCCGCCACTGTGGTCATTGCCTATCTGATGAAGCACACATTGATGACTGTGGGGGATGCCTACAAGTTTGTGAAGGGGAAACGTCCCATAATATCACCCAATTTGAATTTCATGGGGCAACTCCTAGAGTTTGAATCGGACTTAAACGCAGGCATCACGCCGAGAATCCTCGTACCCAGACTGAGAGGTGTTGAGAGTGACGTATAG
- the LOC130276942 gene encoding uncharacterized protein LOC130276942 isoform X2 yields the protein MGRRAEDADRDQPCTSCGCSLHVRSPHVRSIMPPVPLEDRSAPLPRPRSLPLHSAPPSRMAPEVRGLHSGHRAPSHADLTLPGLLPQLQPPRWPREPCSRRRASPPSPSPRSPSCFRWALHPLKCGCRGCWRLLRPPRKSVGSSCSCDPIVTFDPQFVGSSRVSYDEDDDYSVRAIWPDELARKIMSRTRGGMLGGTPLLLDCRGLEGLEVENPAPPRSPPPPSTPPPMSPVGTNRRLQSLYLLLEPLSEKENSAGGRVLADPAAEDCVIAPEVTPAPPLSPDVEKAELSLILPFLYLGNEKDAQDLGRMVALNISHVLNVTTHLPLYHAESGALRYKRLPATDNSKQDLRQYFEEAFEFIEEAQQEGKGVLIHCQAGVSRSATVVIAYLMKHTLMTVGDAYKFVKGKRPIISPNLNFMGQLLEFESDLNAGITPRILVPRLRGVESDV from the exons ATGGGAAGGAGAGCAGAGGACGCAGACAGGGACCAGCCGTGCACTTCATGTGGATGCAGTCTCCATGTACGCTCGCCCCATGTCAGAAG CATCATGCCTCCGGTGCCTCTAGAAGACCGCTCAGCCCCCCTACCTCGTCCCCGCTCCCTTCCATTACATTCTGCTCCACCTTCAAGAATGGCCCCTGAGGTCCGTGGTTTGCATTCAGGACATAGGGCCCCATCCCACGCTGACCTCACTTTGCCCGGACTGCTACCCCAACTCCAACCTCCCCGCTGGCCACGGGAACCTTGTTCTCGTCGGAGGGCTTCACCTCCATCGCCTTCCCCCAGATCACCTTCATGTTTCCGTTGGGCTCTTCATCCTCTAAAATGCGGCTGCCGAGGCTGTTGGCGACTGCTTCGCCCTCCAAGGAAGTCAGTGGGTTCATCGTGCAGCTGTGACCCCATCGTGACGTTTGACCCTCAGTTTGTAGGGAGCTCAAGGGTAAgctatgatgaggatgatgattatAGTGTACGAGCCATTTGGCCAGATGAGCTGGCACGAAAAATTATGTCTCGGACACGCGGAGGAATGCTTGGAGGAACGCCACTGCTACTGGACTGTAGAGGCTTAGAGGGATTGGAGGTAGAGAATCCAGCACCTCCACGCTCTCCGCCTCCCCCCTCCACACCACCACCAATGTCTCCAGTTGGGACAAATAGAAGACTTCAAAGTTTGTACCTTCTTCTGGAACCCTTGAGTGAAAAAGAAAATTCTGCAGGTGGAAGAG TATTGGCTGACCCTGCTGCGGAGGACTGTGTTATAGCACCAGAGGTGACTCCTGCTCCACCGTTGTCTCCTGACGTCGAAAAAGCTGAATTGAGCCTAATCTTGCCTTTCCTCTATCTGGGCAATGAAAAGGATGCCCAAGACTTAGGGCGCATGGTAGCTCTAAACATAAGCCATGTCCTGAACGTCACCACCCACCTGCCTCTCTATCATGCTGAGTCTGGAGCCTTGCGTTACAAGAGATTACCAGCCACTGATAACAGCAAGCAGGACCTCCGCCAGTACTTTGAGGAAGCCTTTGAATTCATTG AAGAGGCACAACAGGAAGGCAAAGGTGTTCTTATTCACTGCCAGGCTGGGGTCTCTCGTTCCGCCACTGTGGTCATTGCCTATCTGATGAAGCACACATTGATGACTGTGGGGGATGCCTACAAGTTTGTGAAGGGGAAACGTCCCATAATATCACCCAATTTGAATTTCATGGGGCAACTCCTAGAGTTTGAATCGGACTTAAACGCAGGCATCACGCCGAGAATCCTCGTACCCAGACTGAGAGGTGTTGAGAGTGACGTATAG